The window TCTGTGATACTGGGTCGCCATGGGCTGTACGATGGCAGCCCAGGAGTAAAACAGAACAAGAATTATTGAAAGAACATCAAATATAATTTGTTCAACTTTATTAAGTTTTTCGTACACGGGTCTCTTCCTGTCTTTAATTATCTATTTTGTTACGGATTATTTATGCGGCATTTGGGCAGAAAGGCTTATCAAAGCCTTTCTGCCCGATGAAAAAGATGGGGTCTGCGAAAAAGTTATAATACCCCTTTTTCCTTCCAGAATTTTTCAGCTCCTGGATGCAAGGGAGTAACGATACCGTCAGCACCATGCTCAACAGACATATTTTTAAAAGTTTTTTTCTGGGATTTCATGTGGGCAAGCCCTTCATCTGAAAAAACCAGAGCGAGCATTTTGTAAACGATGTCATCAGACACCTTGGAATTGGCAACCCAGAGCGTTGAATCCTGGAATGAAGGCGTATCATAATCCACACCGTTATATGTGTTTGCAGGGATAATCTGTTTTGCGAAATAAGGATATTTGTCATAAAAACCTGATGATTTTGCATCGGTGTCAAGATCAACCAGATCAATATGGTCAGTCTGGGCGGCCATCATGACAGCGCCGGTGGGAAATCCAACAAACAGCCAGAAGGCGTCAAGCTGATTGTTGCCAAAGGCCTGGGCTGCATCATTGTATCCCATGGCGTTTCTTTCGATTTTATCCCATACACCCATGTGTTTAAAAAAAAGCTCGCAATTGGCAAATGCGCCGGAACCGGCATTACCAACGCCGACTTTTTTACCCACGAGGTCTTTTGTGCTTTTAATACCGGAGTCTTTGCGTACAACAAGCTGTGCCGGAGCTCCATAAAGAAATGCCACAGCCAGTACGTTTTCATATTTTTGGGTATCATTTGAAAGCAGCCCGTGGCGACCCTGATAAACATGCCCGGAATAAACAACGCTCATTTGTTGTCTGCCGGCATCTGTTTTCCTTAGATTTTCTGTTGAGCCGCCGGAGGACTGGGCTTGAACTTTAAATTCTTTAACTGCTTT is drawn from uncultured Desulfobacter sp. and contains these coding sequences:
- a CDS encoding TAXI family TRAP transporter solute-binding subunit; this translates as MKGKFLLILGFIGAVSMICCQPGLAKERIVFGGGPAGGTFQVVANSIQVFKPIKAVKEFKVQAQSSGGSTENLRKTDAGRQQMSVVYSGHVYQGRHGLLSNDTQKYENVLAVAFLYGAPAQLVVRKDSGIKSTKDLVGKKVGVGNAGSGAFANCELFFKHMGVWDKIERNAMGYNDAAQAFGNNQLDAFWLFVGFPTGAVMMAAQTDHIDLVDLDTDAKSSGFYDKYPYFAKQIIPANTYNGVDYDTPSFQDSTLWVANSKVSDDIVYKMLALVFSDEGLAHMKSQKKTFKNMSVEHGADGIVTPLHPGAEKFWKEKGVL